One segment of Solanum lycopersicum chromosome 1, SLM_r2.1 DNA contains the following:
- the LOC101246177 gene encoding uncharacterized protein isoform X3: MLQTIGYSVFAAIFNVGWAATQVSHMSMVNCITLNSTSRVVLASCRNAFTMVANLSLYAVAFVVFNMVGAGTPAAVENQYRWIAYTSIFIGSCFVVVFAIGTREPRLKLEAHVKGYVRISWMYWFKKILYHQVALVYVLTRLVTNVSQAFLAFYVINDLQMSLSSKALVPAIIFVCSFVVSILLQEIKWTSQRLKGFYTAGGLLWVLCGIGILLLPRNMNAFMYILSIFIGIANALIMVTGVGMQSVLVGRDLNGCAFVYGSLSFMDKMICGVALFILESYQRSTPELHNCSPSYHFFSLNRYALGLVPAVCALLGVIITCSMNLQTPILVPLEEPLLG; encoded by the exons GTCAATGGTGAACTGCATTACACTGAACTCGACAAGCAGAGTAGTTTTAGCTAGTTGCCGCAATGCTTTTACAATG GTTGCAAACCTTAGCTTATACGCAGTTGCTTTTGTTGTGTTCAATATGGTCGGAGCAGGGACACCTGCTGCTGTCGAAAATCAG TATCGTTGGAttgcatatacatcaattttcATTGGAAGCTGCTTCGTTGTTGTGTTTGCTATCGGAACAAGAGAGCCAAG GTTGAAACTAGAAGCTCATGTTAAAGGTTATGTTAGAATTTCTTGGATGTATTGGTTTAAGAAAATCTTATATCACCAAGTTGCTCTTGTTTACGTGCTTACCAGACTTGTGACTAATGTCTCCCAG GCATTTCTTGCTTTCTATGTGATCAATGACCTGCAGATGAGTCTATCTTCAAAAGCTTTG GTCCCTGCAATCATCTTTGTCTGCAGCTTCGTTGTATCCATCCTGCTACAG GAGATTAAGTGGACAAGCCAGCGATTGAAGGGCTTTTATACTGCAGGAGGTCTCCTTTGGGTACTTTGTGGCATAGGAATACTCCTGCTTCCAAGAAACATGAACGCATTTATGTATATCTTGTCGATATTCATTGGCATAGCAAATGCCTTGATAATG GTAACTGGAGTGGGCATGCAAAGTGTCTTGGTTGGGCGAGATCTCAATGGCTGTGCTTTTGTGTATGGATCATTGAGCTTTATGGATAAAATGATATGTGGGGTAGCTTTGTTCATTCTCGAGTCATATCAGA GATCCACTCCAGAACTGCACAACTGCAGTCCGAGTTACCATTTCTTCTCCCTCAATCGGTATGCACTAGGTCTCGTTCCAGCAGTTTGTGCACTCCTTGGTGTGATAATCACCTGTAGTATGAACCTCCAGACACCCATATTGGTGCCTCTGGAAGAACCTCTACTGGGTTAA